gcaCTTCCatgaagcaagtcacttaaactcattgACATTCAATCTCTTaatctagaaaatggggataatagcacctgctgCCCCCACCTCAGAAATGTTGCTGAACCTTAtgctgaggagtccataggctttatcACACTACCAAAGAAGTCCATGGcccaaaaaaagtttaagaatcgcTTCTCTAAATACATATTTTAAGATAAGGTAACATTGCAAAGTACTtatgtgaaaaaataaagaatgacaaATAATTGGAGGGATTAATATAGTGCTTATGGGTGTgacaaataacaagaaaaaaaagatattgcccaagtttaaaaaaatcttactgtATGGATCAAACAAAATCATGTGTAGAAAGCACTCTGCGAACTCTCCATGAATATTGGTTAGACCATTCACAAAAGCAAGAGGAGATCATTCCTCTATTATCAAAGGGTTTACGACTGGGCACTATTTATAGGTAAGAAGCCACAAAAACAAGAAAGTCTCTGGTGGGCGCCAGTAATGTAATTTCTAGCACTCAAGTAGTCTTAAAACAGATCAGATCTTGTGAGATCACAGTGCCCACTTTAGCTCCATTTCCTGCTTGTCTGTGTGAAAAAGGGGGAAGAAGCCGTAAAGGGGAGCAGGAGGGTAGAATGAACTTTGGAAGACCTTGAATACTCTAACTCCTCCCCATAATTCTGCTGTTTCCCTTCACTGAACATTTGAAGACAGTTTATGCTTAGAGAACTCTTTTTCTGTCCTTGTGCCTACAGCAAGCTTGGCATCCTTCCCCTGATCTCCACCCTTCCCATCCCCCTATCTCCACCCAGCCAAATTAGAATACTGTACCTTTAGTAGTTTGAACTCTTAAATACAAATgtaggagaaacagaaagacaagcGGTTCTGCTGGAGAATTGCCACTTCTCACtttgatgaattttgggtaaccCAAGTTGGAGATACCTTCCAAAGATGAACTTCCAAAGTCACGTTTTAGTCATCTACCTgcttcttttgttcttttccccAAAAGGTAAGTGAACTGTTTGGGTCTCTGTTGGTTCCTCCATCTTCCTGAGATATTTAGAGAAGctgcttttaaaaaaaccaaacttctGAGTGTAGAAATCTAAGGGGATTTGAAACAGTTTCTCTTCCTTGTGGGACTATCCCCTTGTACATTCTcttgtcttctttttccttttaagagCACTGGATTAGAAGTCAGGTAAGACCTACAGTGTAGACCCAGCTCAACCGCTTGTTCTTTAGCTCTGGGACCTTGGGGGGGACCCAATCTCTTCAATGGTTTCCTGATATCTGATGATTCTACAATGTCCTTGCTTTCTTTAACAGATGTCATGGCAGAAAACAATGATGTTTGGGGTGTACTAAATCAGTCCATCCTTTTGAACATCCCTGATCTCCCGAAGGACCAAGATAAACATGATATACGGTGGTATGAAGGATCGACTCTGATTGCAAAAGGAAATGTAAATATTCCCAAGGCTAACCATGAAAGTCACAactatgagatattcccaaatggaaccttgaaaattaaaaaactGCAGAAAACCTCTGAGCAAAACTACAAGGTGTCAGTGTATGATAAAAATGGCAGAAATGTGTTGGAGAAAGAATTGACTCTGCATGTGATAGGTGAgtattccttttctctgtctccttcattGGTGGTTGCCCATCAGGCAATCAAcatttctatggtcttttcctggCTAGGGATTTTAATAAAGGACTGGTTAGTGGAGAAACAAATGGGAAGCTGATAAGGTTTTGACTATGGATGGATGCTCCAGCTGAAATTTCATGTCATGTACTTCATGAGGAAGGTGTCTTCTGATGACCTGATTCCCCATGtgatctccccccaccccaattcttGCCTCGttctgttgtttttcccatgTCCTCAGTAACCTAATCCCAGGCTTCTACATGAGGCAACTTGTTAGCTGCAGGAGGAAGATgacatgaaatgaaaaatgaatggaatTCCCTAAATATGCCCAGACTTTATGATTTCATCGGCATAGGAAAGTGCTAGTGTGATGTACCCTGTGCCAATGAAGATTATGCACTCATCTACATTTAATCAAAATTGCtataagtgtcttgtccagggttgcaAACTAAATATGAATCAGAGGCAagctttttttttggtgaaggggaggcaattggggttaagtgacttgccaaagggtgacacaaccagtaagtgtctgaggctagtttgaactcaggtcctcatgactccagatctggtctctatccactgcaccacctagctcacCCAGATGTCAGACCTGAACACTAGTCTTCTCAACTCCAAAGCCAACCCTCTCAGTTATGATACAATATCTTCCCAAGGTCAAATAATCTCAATTAAAAGACCTTATAGTTCACTTAGCTTGATACCTTACCTGTGATATAGATTCCTTCTGTAACCTCACTAACATATGGTTATTGAACCACTTCTTACACACTACCAGGCATGgaaaattcattatttcatgaagCATCCTGTTGTATTTTCTTTCTAGGACTTCTTGCccaccctttccctcccccttctccttaaTAGTACAAGGTaacttctttttttacatttccaTTCTCAAAGCACCTTTGTCTTCCCCAGTAATCATAGGAAGCAATCTTAATTTCGAGCTAAGTAAAAATCTTACTGTAGGTATACATTCACATTCTAGTCACCTTCTCTACCTTTTATGCCTTGGGAAATACTTATTCCTAAATGGTCCCACTAGACTAGTAAGTTCTGTGAGGGAAAGACTGGTTTAACTAAATCTTTCATGTCCCACAGCACCTAGCCCAGTGTTCTcaaattaaattcagcaaaccTTTATTAAACACACATTATGTACAAGGTACAGTGCTTGGCCAGGAGgctataaagataaaaacaagtgATCCCTGttctcatggagtttatattctattgcaATGCAGTAGgcattaaaatgtttgttgaatgtaatGGAACTACAGTGGCCTGTCACCCATAAGATTTTCACACCTGACCAGGGCCTGAGAGGCATATTCCCAATCCCTACTTTGCTTTGAGTCCATGTGGGCTACACAAACTAGAACCAATTTTCCATTCAGGGATGTTCTCAAAGTAaatggagttttatttttttttcttttcaaagaggcTGTTTCAAAGCCAGAAATGACATGGAACTGCACAGAGGGAAGTATAATTTGTGAGGTTCATAATGGGACTAATGCTGAGCTGATCTTGTTTGATAATGGGACACAGCCTCTAAAGATGGGGAACTTGAATAAAGAGGGCATGAGGCTCAAGTACACCTGGCCAAAGAACGACCCACTACCAAGGGAATTCAAATGTGTGCTGAAAAACCAAGCCAGTGAGGAGTGGATTGTGGACCAAACTCCCTGTACAGGTGTGTAGTTGGCAGCGGGTATGAATTAACCATGTTCATAACAAccataataactgacatttatatagttataaatgtatatatatatatatatatgtatgcttttAAATGAGTAAAAACAATTTCTGTACTTTATCTGACTTGAGCCTTATAACAATTCTGTGAGAAAGATACTAGAGATATTATTAT
The DNA window shown above is from Notamacropus eugenii isolate mMacEug1 chromosome 2, mMacEug1.pri_v2, whole genome shotgun sequence and carries:
- the CD2 gene encoding T-cell surface antigen CD2 isoform X2; translation: MNFQSHVLVIYLLLLFFSPKDVMAENNDVWGVLNQSILLNIPDLPKDQDKHDIRWYEGSTLIAKGNVNIPKANHESHNYEIFPNGTLKIKKLQKTSEQNYKVSVYDKNGRNVLEKELTLHVIEAVSKPEMTWNCTEGSIICEVHNGTNAELILFDNGTQPLKMGNLNKEGMRLKYTWPKNDPLPREFKCVLKNQASEEWIVDQTPCTEKVWNIYHILSICGGGIILLIFLTLLISCLLRRKKQNKTNGSWFRFYFQDSSKSDLLLQERTDDEQQRSRKMGGGFSSPVFGRG
- the CD2 gene encoding T-cell surface antigen CD2 isoform X1 — its product is MNFQSHVLVIYLLLLFFSPKDVMAENNDVWGVLNQSILLNIPDLPKDQDKHDIRWYEGSTLIAKGNVNIPKANHESHNYEIFPNGTLKIKKLQKTSEQNYKVSVYDKNGRNVLEKELTLHVIEAVSKPEMTWNCTEGSIICEVHNGTNAELILFDNGTQPLKMGNLNKEGMRLKYTWPKNDPLPREFKCVLKNQASEEWIVDQTPCTEKVWNIYHILSICGGGIILLIFLTLLISCLLRRKKQNKTNDQNLEINISRLNKEERSRKPPQNPDHPPQLSGGRHPQQPGGHRPQAPGHRLQVPGRCPPVPSHRPPPQQKRPSPKVQQQSGPPLPRPRIQQKHPHQEKEK